Proteins from a single region of Paenibacillus sp. BIHB 4019:
- a CDS encoding heparinase II/III family protein codes for MIQFSEQEVDSLRQRAAGNDRIIKKLLARVEPVLKHGVNIPEKAVATWTLYYYCPVHSVGLELRYEDGSRHRCPVCDKDYEGEPYDGAWWRFVNGINADSCYDLALLWLLTGEENYRSIAEAILLRYATYYPSYEIHGGIPYNNPGKANAQTLCEAVWIRSLAMGYDIIKETLTMQNRQLIDDNLFTLCAELLMEYRMDQIHNHEVLVGGAMGMLGVLLERPDIMEFAIHTKYGLVYQLEHAVLQDDFWFEGTFHYHYFALEAFMVYEKFVRRTPYGLLQRPEYRNMLKMPIRLLQPEFKLPTIGDGVGDILREHLPAFYEFAYTVYGDWEFAWMLNQHYRTHDRNNLEAFLYGVDELPATSEFNLQDYHDNEHSGFTVFRGKGQRYLLIKHGKYGGEHDHYDKLGIQFSAFGEDIIPDLGTTGYGAQLHYDYYKNTATHNTVAINGANQPPANGRTIKYERHGSQILLEAEAVWDGSFPGIDSLTRVEWSEADYSNIKMRRLILWRDRYFVEAFLVENAAGRSVDWIVHSRGELGGVHNETALKEYPALDANKPLKYVREVQRHKPEGTMHTSWKYRNCTTSLFSFCTEPHLVIYAMGPDNPSTSEISYMLSRVEGGNDVLYVNVFEAYEDDRPYILNASIKSVDRRHVSVILETEDGRKEHQFEIGLAN; via the coding sequence ATGATTCAGTTCAGCGAGCAAGAAGTCGACTCGTTGCGTCAGAGAGCGGCTGGGAACGATCGTATCATTAAGAAACTGTTGGCCCGGGTGGAGCCTGTGCTGAAGCACGGGGTTAACATTCCGGAAAAGGCGGTCGCGACTTGGACGCTCTATTATTATTGTCCGGTACACTCGGTCGGACTTGAGCTTCGATATGAAGACGGTTCGCGGCACAGGTGTCCGGTCTGCGATAAGGATTATGAGGGCGAGCCGTACGATGGGGCGTGGTGGAGATTCGTCAACGGAATCAATGCGGATTCCTGCTACGATCTGGCGTTGCTTTGGCTGCTAACTGGCGAAGAGAATTACCGATCAATTGCCGAAGCGATATTGTTGCGGTATGCGACCTATTATCCGAGCTATGAGATTCATGGAGGAATTCCATACAATAATCCAGGGAAGGCCAATGCCCAAACCTTGTGCGAAGCCGTCTGGATACGCAGCTTGGCGATGGGATACGACATCATTAAGGAAACGTTAACCATGCAGAACAGGCAGCTGATCGATGATAATCTTTTCACCCTATGCGCAGAATTACTGATGGAATACCGAATGGATCAAATCCATAATCATGAAGTGCTTGTCGGCGGGGCAATGGGCATGCTGGGAGTACTGCTTGAGAGGCCAGATATTATGGAATTTGCAATTCATACCAAATACGGCCTGGTGTATCAACTGGAACATGCTGTGCTGCAGGACGACTTCTGGTTTGAAGGAACGTTTCATTATCATTATTTCGCTTTGGAAGCATTCATGGTTTATGAGAAGTTCGTGAGGCGTACGCCTTATGGGCTGTTGCAGCGACCCGAATATCGCAACATGCTGAAAATGCCAATTCGCCTTTTACAGCCAGAGTTCAAATTGCCCACGATAGGCGATGGAGTCGGTGATATTTTGCGGGAACACTTGCCTGCTTTTTATGAGTTTGCTTATACCGTCTATGGGGACTGGGAATTCGCCTGGATGTTGAATCAGCATTATAGAACTCACGATAGAAATAACCTCGAGGCCTTCCTATATGGCGTGGATGAACTGCCAGCAACTTCGGAATTTAACCTGCAGGACTATCATGACAACGAGCATTCTGGTTTTACCGTCTTCAGAGGCAAAGGCCAGCGGTATTTGTTGATAAAGCATGGCAAATATGGCGGAGAACACGATCATTACGACAAGCTGGGCATTCAATTCTCGGCCTTTGGCGAAGATATCATCCCCGATCTGGGAACAACCGGATATGGCGCGCAGCTTCATTACGACTATTACAAAAATACGGCAACCCACAATACCGTTGCGATCAATGGAGCAAACCAGCCTCCAGCCAATGGGCGAACAATTAAATACGAGCGGCACGGCTCACAGATTCTGCTTGAAGCCGAAGCGGTTTGGGATGGCTCGTTCCCCGGTATCGATTCTTTGACGCGCGTCGAATGGAGCGAAGCGGACTATTCCAATATAAAGATGCGACGGCTGATCTTATGGCGGGATCGCTATTTTGTTGAGGCATTTCTAGTGGAGAACGCCGCAGGAAGAAGCGTTGATTGGATTGTGCATAGCAGAGGAGAGCTGGGCGGCGTGCACAATGAGACAGCGCTCAAGGAGTATCCGGCACTGGATGCGAACAAACCGCTCAAATATGTCCGTGAGGTACAGCGCCACAAGCCGGAAGGAACGATGCATACGAGCTGGAAGTATCGCAACTGCACAACGAGTCTCTTCAGCTTCTGCACGGAGCCTCATCTCGTCATTTATGCTATGGGGCCAGATAATCCCTCGACCAGCGAAATTTCCTATATGTTAAGCCGGGTTGAAGGGGGCAATGACGTTTTATATGTGAATGTGTTTGAGGCGTACGAAGATGATAGGCCGTATATTCTGAATGCATCTATTAAGTCAGTGGACCGGCGACATGTATCCGTCATACTGGAGACGGAGGATGGACGTAAGGAACACCAGTTTGAGATCGGATTGGCAAACTAG
- a CDS encoding carbohydrate ABC transporter permease: MALLMVYPIVMAVLGSLKTNAEINLGGGLLPKSLQWSNYKDAWEGANFSRFTWNSLLISVTTTIGTLLVASFAGYAVDRFRFPGKRLYVLLQSATLFISIGAVVLRPQFDLMMAIGLNKSLLAIILILVAGHAQTFFILIGFFRSIPKDLDEAALIDGCGYFRVFFRIILPLLSPGIGVAGLFVFRAAWNEYIMPLVFTMSTPSLQPLTVGLANLRYGFAGAAQQTNLMMAGACLSILPILIVYIFTNRSFMQMSAGSVKG, from the coding sequence ATGGCGCTCCTAATGGTCTATCCTATCGTCATGGCCGTTCTTGGCTCTTTGAAGACCAATGCCGAAATTAATCTTGGAGGAGGACTGTTGCCGAAATCCTTGCAATGGTCCAATTATAAGGATGCATGGGAGGGGGCGAATTTTAGCCGATTTACCTGGAACAGTCTTTTGATCTCAGTGACAACTACGATTGGCACGTTACTGGTTGCTTCATTTGCCGGATATGCCGTCGATCGTTTTCGTTTCCCGGGGAAGAGGCTGTATGTATTGCTTCAATCTGCTACGCTTTTTATTTCAATCGGAGCTGTAGTTCTCCGTCCCCAATTCGATCTTATGATGGCAATCGGATTGAATAAGTCGCTGTTGGCAATCATTCTCATCCTCGTCGCTGGGCATGCGCAGACATTTTTTATTCTCATTGGATTCTTTCGCTCTATACCGAAGGATCTCGATGAGGCAGCATTGATTGACGGCTGCGGGTATTTCCGAGTCTTTTTCCGAATCATTTTGCCGCTTCTCTCGCCAGGAATTGGCGTTGCCGGGTTATTTGTCTTTCGTGCCGCCTGGAATGAGTATATTATGCCGCTTGTATTTACGATGAGCACGCCAAGTCTCCAGCCCCTTACAGTAGGCCTTGCCAATTTGAGATATGGGTTTGCGGGAGCGGCTCAACAGACGAATCTTATGATGGCAGGAGCATGTTTGTCTATCTTGCCGATTTTGATCGTTTATATTTTTACCAATCGGTCATTTATGCAGATGTCGGCCGGCTCGGTTAAAGGATAA
- a CDS encoding sugar ABC transporter permease — protein sequence MSLKSKLGVAYLFTLPSFLLTVVFAVYPIIWAMRYMFFDYKGFGKPVFAGLDNFTRLVHDHLYWEAVLNTFVYAGGKLLITIPLSLVLAVILNRAIRGRQILRAVFFLPTIFSASVMAVVFYVIFNSYNGSLNELLLSLHLISSPVEWLGTKYAMLTVIIIASWGAIGNYMLMFLAGLQGISNDLYESASLDGAGEVQKFRFITVPMLGPVMQMIIMLAITVSLKGYESIMVLTEGGPIGKTDVMYLYVYRLFFPVSTGSSVNQDFGYGSAVGFTTAVIVGIITGLYFFMSRKISKIY from the coding sequence ATGAGTCTCAAGAGCAAGCTCGGCGTCGCCTATCTCTTTACGCTTCCGAGTTTTCTTCTGACAGTTGTTTTTGCCGTATACCCGATTATTTGGGCGATGCGGTATATGTTTTTTGATTATAAGGGATTTGGCAAGCCTGTTTTCGCCGGTTTGGATAATTTCACCAGGCTGGTTCATGATCATTTATATTGGGAGGCTGTTCTCAATACATTTGTCTATGCGGGTGGGAAGCTGCTGATTACGATTCCATTGTCGCTGGTACTCGCCGTCATTTTGAACCGTGCGATCAGAGGAAGACAGATTCTGCGAGCTGTCTTTTTTCTTCCCACTATATTCAGTGCTTCGGTAATGGCGGTTGTATTCTATGTCATCTTCAACTCCTATAATGGTTCATTGAATGAGCTGTTATTAAGTCTTCACTTGATCTCTTCACCTGTTGAATGGCTGGGAACCAAATATGCGATGCTGACGGTCATTATCATTGCATCTTGGGGTGCAATAGGAAATTACATGCTTATGTTTCTCGCAGGTCTGCAAGGAATCTCCAATGACTTGTATGAGAGCGCTTCACTCGACGGGGCGGGCGAGGTACAGAAATTTCGTTTTATTACCGTTCCGATGCTCGGTCCAGTTATGCAGATGATTATCATGCTCGCCATTACGGTATCCCTGAAAGGCTATGAGAGTATTATGGTGCTTACGGAAGGCGGGCCGATCGGCAAAACGGATGTCATGTATCTGTATGTTTACCGGCTATTCTTCCCGGTATCGACTGGTTCGTCAGTCAATCAAGATTTTGGTTACGGAAGTGCGGTTGGGTTTACAACGGCTGTTATCGTCGGAATCATAACGGGACTATATTTTTTCATGTCCCGCAAAATAAGCAAGATTTACTAG
- a CDS encoding sensor histidine kinase: MKSYFYRLSYKNRIRLAFTCLILIAVSTTSIMTYYMTSRIMADKALESSQDMLYKSAQAFDEKLRHLAVSLSNLLISDAFKAMVRSSEYGETESYFKHYSALQVPFMQLRLNEPLIRSVLLVTPIGEFYPPPDARVTQNTFRDSEYYKRFDAQHRTMWIEGHADPFFSDHDRVISLILGGITDNPQLEVYVIVNISEEGLMDYLLENANEYRDGIAILGTNGQPLMDQPFFQYEDLVSEPSILGQISQVSSGSFDHRVKQDRLLVTYQRSKVIDDWVLVSIKKRSVVLQELKKVQWIVVGATGFSVLLALLLSNLLAHFLSGPLIKLKKLMRAAGDNNDLTVRFVSPYQDELSVVGEQFNLMLSQISSLIQEVKTVEADKRKTEIKSLQAQIDPHFLYNTLNAIYWKAGSQQRVSEVQQMVMSLSKLFKLGLNNGQEWTTVDKELQHAEHYLKLQANCYQNLFQYEIRVEDPDLLQLSIPKIIIQPLVENSIIHGFKNWDTGGRILIRVYNDQNHYLVMEVRDNGSGMDTQQIMRDLQLDNSSGSFALRNVYQRLKLYFGDSIEMVLAAADGETSVILRIPYNFNDSKVELHPFVNQ; this comes from the coding sequence ATGAAATCGTATTTCTACCGTCTTTCCTATAAAAATCGTATTCGACTGGCCTTTACTTGCTTAATTTTGATAGCGGTATCAACGACCAGTATTATGACGTATTATATGACTTCGAGAATTATGGCGGATAAGGCGCTTGAGTCCAGTCAAGATATGCTTTACAAGTCCGCTCAGGCGTTCGATGAGAAGCTTAGGCATCTCGCCGTATCGCTGTCAAATCTTCTAATAAGCGATGCCTTTAAGGCAATGGTCCGCTCTTCCGAATACGGAGAAACTGAGTCCTACTTCAAGCATTATTCTGCCCTTCAAGTTCCATTCATGCAGCTGCGCTTGAATGAACCACTAATTCGCTCGGTCTTGCTCGTTACACCGATTGGGGAGTTTTATCCCCCGCCGGACGCTCGTGTAACTCAGAATACGTTTCGCGACAGCGAATATTATAAACGCTTCGATGCTCAACATCGAACGATGTGGATAGAAGGGCACGCGGACCCATTCTTCTCTGACCATGATCGCGTCATTTCCCTGATCTTAGGAGGGATTACTGATAATCCGCAGCTTGAGGTGTATGTCATTGTCAATATCAGCGAGGAGGGATTAATGGACTATTTACTTGAAAATGCAAATGAATATCGCGATGGAATCGCTATCTTGGGGACAAATGGTCAACCGTTGATGGATCAGCCGTTTTTTCAATATGAAGATTTGGTATCCGAGCCGTCCATTTTGGGACAAATAAGCCAAGTATCCTCTGGCTCATTCGACCATCGCGTGAAACAAGATCGGCTCCTCGTCACTTATCAACGTTCCAAAGTCATCGATGATTGGGTTCTTGTCAGTATTAAGAAAAGAAGCGTTGTATTGCAGGAGTTGAAGAAAGTTCAATGGATTGTCGTGGGGGCTACCGGATTCAGCGTTCTGCTAGCACTTCTCTTGTCCAACTTGCTTGCCCATTTCTTATCAGGACCGCTCATCAAGCTCAAGAAGCTGATGCGCGCAGCTGGTGATAACAATGATTTAACGGTAAGGTTTGTTAGCCCTTACCAGGATGAGCTGAGTGTGGTCGGCGAGCAGTTTAATTTGATGCTCAGCCAAATATCATCGTTAATTCAAGAGGTGAAAACCGTTGAGGCTGACAAGCGAAAGACTGAAATTAAATCACTTCAAGCACAAATTGATCCGCATTTCTTATACAACACCTTAAACGCGATTTATTGGAAAGCAGGATCTCAACAACGGGTATCGGAAGTCCAACAAATGGTGATGTCGCTTTCAAAGCTGTTTAAACTTGGCTTAAACAACGGCCAGGAGTGGACTACAGTAGACAAGGAGCTTCAGCATGCGGAGCATTATTTGAAGCTGCAGGCCAACTGTTACCAGAATCTGTTCCAATATGAAATTCGAGTGGAAGATCCGGATCTGCTTCAGCTTTCGATTCCCAAAATCATCATTCAACCGCTTGTGGAAAATTCGATTATTCATGGATTTAAAAATTGGGATACCGGCGGCCGCATTCTGATTAGGGTGTACAATGATCAAAATCATTACTTAGTAATGGAAGTCAGGGACAATGGTAGCGGAATGGACACGCAGCAGATTATGCGCGATCTCCAGCTAGACAACTCATCGGGGTCGTTTGCTTTACGAAATGTGTACCAAAGGCTGAAATTGTATTTCGGAGATTCCATCGAGATGGTGCTTGCTGCTGCTGACGGGGAGACGTCTGTCATCCTGCGAATTCCGTATAACTTTAATGACAGTAAAGTTGAGTTGCACCCCTTTGTAAATCAATGA
- a CDS encoding helix-turn-helix domain-containing protein: MTGYADFEYAQQAVRLGAFDFITKPFSMEDVLEVVWNARDQVLVEKSLKVQHSKLQAKVNESMPVLRQEYFRLLVHHRANEQEVSRRWDFLEMDLSKNNLAVMVAEVDQFRANRESLAIGEVELTYFAIHNILEETIRSFTKGYVIRESVDRILLIYNTNDNDLMESLAESCYKNCLRYARKSISIGVGNVADTVQTLPDSYQEANTALTYHFYTGDGGVIRYSDIANYQQSNARYPAEEEKDMAAAILLGNEELALAILDRLYKQIRSDKPLSHPLYQSFVLFGIANVLIRSLLEKVAYEEVSELESRVRELQGRGISVIEEAYHLIRLICQEGCRLINSRLSTETYQLIERALRYIEEHLHAELTVNQCASHVYLSGSYFASLFKKVTGKRFSQYVTELKINKAKQMLVGGNTIQDIASALGYEERRNFSDMFKKMTGMTPSEYRATLGYAPGSGGDEGL, encoded by the coding sequence ATGACAGGTTATGCCGATTTTGAATATGCCCAGCAAGCAGTTCGGCTCGGCGCCTTCGACTTTATTACAAAACCATTCTCAATGGAGGATGTGCTTGAGGTCGTATGGAATGCTCGAGATCAGGTACTTGTCGAAAAGAGTCTGAAAGTGCAGCACAGCAAGCTGCAAGCAAAAGTGAACGAAAGCATGCCGGTGTTGCGGCAAGAATATTTTAGACTGCTGGTTCATCATCGCGCCAATGAGCAGGAAGTGAGCCGCAGGTGGGATTTTTTGGAGATGGATTTGAGTAAAAACAATCTTGCCGTCATGGTAGCGGAGGTCGACCAATTTCGCGCCAACCGTGAATCGCTTGCAATTGGCGAGGTAGAACTGACTTATTTTGCAATACACAATATCCTCGAAGAGACGATCCGGAGCTTCACCAAGGGATATGTCATTCGAGAGTCGGTCGACCGAATTCTGCTTATTTACAATACGAATGACAATGACTTAATGGAGAGTCTGGCCGAGTCGTGCTATAAAAATTGCCTTCGGTATGCCAGAAAGTCCATATCCATCGGTGTTGGCAACGTGGCAGACACTGTACAAACTTTGCCTGATTCTTATCAGGAGGCAAATACGGCGCTCACTTATCACTTCTACACAGGTGACGGAGGAGTCATACGCTACAGCGATATCGCCAATTATCAGCAGAGTAACGCAAGATATCCGGCTGAGGAAGAGAAGGATATGGCGGCTGCGATCCTCCTAGGTAATGAAGAACTAGCGCTAGCTATTCTCGATCGCTTATATAAGCAGATCCGGTCCGATAAGCCTCTGTCCCACCCCCTGTATCAATCATTTGTATTGTTTGGCATCGCCAATGTGCTGATTCGCTCTCTGCTGGAGAAAGTCGCTTATGAGGAAGTCTCGGAACTGGAGAGCAGGGTGCGCGAGCTGCAGGGAAGAGGAATTAGTGTCATTGAAGAGGCGTACCATCTAATTCGGCTCATATGCCAGGAAGGATGCCGATTGATCAACAGCCGACTGTCCACCGAGACGTATCAATTGATTGAACGGGCTCTGCGTTACATTGAAGAACATTTGCATGCAGAATTAACGGTAAATCAATGCGCTTCACACGTCTATTTGAGCGGGAGCTATTTTGCTAGCTTGTTCAAGAAGGTGACGGGCAAGAGATTCAGCCAATACGTAACCGAATTGAAAATTAATAAAGCCAAACAAATGCTGGTCGGTGGAAATACGATTCAAGATATCGCTTCAGCACTAGGGTATGAGGAACGGAGAAATTTTAGCGACATGTTCAAAAAGATGACCGGCATGACACCGTCCGAGTATCGGGCCACCCTGGGCTATGCTCCCGGAAGCGGAGGAGATGAAGGGCTATGA
- a CDS encoding response regulator: MADAQMNPITLLIIDDIPSVVEGLAQQIPWTEYGIKVVGTANNGEQGLELLRQALPDIVLTDIRMPRLDGIDMARRMFQYHSACKFDIHDRLCRF; encoded by the coding sequence ATGGCAGATGCGCAAATGAATCCGATAACCTTATTGATCATCGACGATATTCCAAGTGTGGTGGAAGGATTGGCACAGCAAATCCCTTGGACAGAGTATGGTATCAAGGTTGTCGGTACAGCAAATAATGGAGAGCAAGGATTGGAATTGTTAAGACAAGCATTGCCGGATATTGTGCTAACCGATATTCGCATGCCGAGGCTCGATGGTATCGACATGGCCCGTCGCATGTTTCAATATCATTCGGCTTGCAAATTTGATATTCATGACAGGTTATGCCGATTTTGA
- a CDS encoding sugar ABC transporter substrate-binding protein has protein sequence MFKKTGLALMTAILVFLVAACSSNHSNENNSSSKPGSSGGGAVASKTKLLFWTFGRADLDFVKSRIEEFNKTNKDNIDVELVSMSENFKQSFEMAVASKQAPDIFMPDTANFIDFAKKGYFEPLDEYMSPEMKQRYEPTKIEGLNAYEGKIYSLPNAGFTIRLVYNKDIFDKVGIANPPATLKEMVEDAQKITEFGKKDGIYGFALNFKNPNSAFERSGVRIAQAMGLGSHGYDFKQGKFDFNMYKDIVQAFKQIRDDGSMLPGVESLDIDPLRAQFAAGKIGMYISYAAEVGVYQSQFPTTIKWAAAPVPTVDGTMAGAVGTNGGTSWMEISSSSEKKEQAWKLFEFLQSDETMVPYAEKGLGIPLAPGVSEKVQLSGDIYGLDYFLPTKYDAMWPVAPTGFLTLDGVPYADTFWKYILVGGKWEEVVKDLNDRYNTALEKAISGGEIKDPKDPEFDASKLQGSLAK, from the coding sequence TTGTTTAAAAAAACAGGACTCGCATTAATGACAGCTATTTTGGTTTTCTTGGTTGCCGCATGCAGCTCTAACCATTCAAATGAGAACAACAGCTCGAGTAAGCCTGGCAGTTCAGGGGGAGGAGCCGTCGCTTCAAAAACCAAATTGCTGTTCTGGACATTCGGCCGGGCAGATCTGGACTTTGTGAAAAGCCGCATCGAAGAATTCAATAAAACGAACAAAGACAATATTGATGTTGAACTTGTTTCTATGTCGGAAAATTTCAAGCAATCATTTGAAATGGCGGTTGCAAGCAAGCAAGCCCCAGACATTTTTATGCCAGACACTGCGAATTTCATTGATTTTGCCAAAAAGGGATATTTCGAACCGTTGGACGAATACATGAGCCCGGAGATGAAGCAGCGGTACGAGCCTACCAAAATTGAAGGTCTCAATGCCTACGAAGGGAAAATCTATTCTCTGCCGAATGCTGGCTTCACCATACGCTTGGTGTACAATAAAGATATTTTTGACAAAGTTGGCATTGCCAATCCTCCTGCAACGCTGAAGGAGATGGTAGAGGATGCTCAGAAAATTACGGAGTTCGGAAAGAAAGACGGCATCTACGGCTTTGCTTTGAATTTCAAGAACCCGAACAGCGCCTTTGAACGCTCAGGCGTCAGAATTGCTCAAGCCATGGGGCTGGGAAGTCACGGCTATGACTTTAAGCAAGGCAAATTCGATTTCAATATGTACAAGGATATTGTTCAAGCCTTCAAGCAAATTAGGGATGATGGCAGTATGCTGCCCGGAGTGGAGTCGCTGGATATTGATCCGCTTCGCGCCCAATTTGCGGCAGGCAAGATCGGCATGTACATTTCTTATGCGGCTGAGGTGGGTGTATATCAATCGCAATTCCCGACCACTATTAAGTGGGCAGCTGCTCCGGTTCCAACTGTTGACGGTACGATGGCGGGAGCGGTCGGTACGAACGGTGGAACCAGTTGGATGGAGATCAGCAGCTCTTCTGAGAAGAAGGAACAGGCCTGGAAGCTCTTCGAGTTTCTGCAAAGCGATGAAACGATGGTTCCATATGCGGAAAAGGGGCTTGGAATTCCACTAGCACCCGGTGTTTCGGAGAAGGTGCAGTTGAGCGGCGATATCTATGGTCTGGACTATTTCCTTCCAACCAAGTACGACGCGATGTGGCCTGTCGCTCCAACCGGCTTTTTGACGCTAGACGGAGTACCATATGCCGACACCTTCTGGAAGTATATTCTGGTAGGCGGCAAATGGGAAGAAGTCGTGAAGGATTTGAACGATCGATACAATACTGCTTTGGAGAAGGCAATTAGCGGCGGTGAGATCAAGGACCCGAAGGATCCTGAATTCGATGCGAGCAAATTGCAAGGGTCATTGGCGAAATAA
- a CDS encoding imm68 putative immunity domain-containing protein, producing the protein MYISKWWGDLIGGSDDSLALIDYLEHLDLTDVTLNQILKDLGFDILLSEGDLKNGGNIGFDRRSANGNFRVELDIACGALIDLSAIVLESLKSGYVDLHDLDEARQPRKLYIDASEENRNLLRDELNKFSRNPLSYDLAELVPTDDMRALAEKAKMIADELL; encoded by the coding sequence ATGTACATAAGCAAATGGTGGGGAGATTTAATTGGCGGTTCCGATGATTCGCTGGCATTAATAGACTATTTGGAGCATTTGGACTTAACGGATGTGACGCTCAATCAGATTTTAAAGGACTTGGGCTTCGATATTCTGCTTTCTGAGGGGGACTTGAAAAACGGCGGAAATATTGGATTTGATAGGAGAAGTGCTAACGGCAACTTTCGGGTAGAGCTTGATATAGCTTGCGGTGCTCTGATCGATCTTTCAGCCATTGTGTTGGAAAGTCTTAAATCAGGCTATGTCGATTTGCATGATTTGGATGAAGCTAGGCAGCCGCGCAAACTTTATATTGATGCCTCTGAAGAAAATAGAAACCTGCTTCGGGATGAATTGAACAAGTTTTCCCGTAATCCGCTGTCCTACGATTTAGCCGAGCTTGTTCCGACCGATGATATGAGGGCGCTTGCGGAAAAGGCAAAAATGATTGCAGACGAACTGTTATAA
- a CDS encoding Imm51 family immunity protein, with protein sequence MDKDLLKQLTLWHNKDQYEKIINKIMEIPEADRDYDLVCHLARALNNQENYHEAIQYFLSVQKQGEHDPLWHYRLGYAYYYLEQYKEAIAAFEQAVALDPEDAHGRRFLEMSRNAADRAGNETIHIVKVEQDEGLLEVNEKIDPFGLVAHNNGSTSMILSVGKYKPDIFQTRAEEGFEGNGYDWGSLAAVFLEEKMPHLVDIVRFDPEADMFAAYSDNREAILSFAIAFKEACEDDSFIKDLFSRAELD encoded by the coding sequence ATGGATAAGGATCTATTAAAGCAGCTCACTCTTTGGCATAACAAGGACCAGTACGAGAAAATCATTAACAAAATTATGGAAATACCCGAAGCAGACAGGGACTATGACTTAGTTTGCCATTTGGCAAGAGCATTAAATAATCAAGAAAATTATCATGAAGCGATCCAATATTTTTTATCTGTGCAAAAGCAAGGCGAGCACGACCCTCTTTGGCATTACCGATTAGGCTATGCTTATTATTACCTTGAACAGTATAAGGAAGCGATAGCTGCGTTTGAACAAGCTGTAGCACTAGACCCTGAAGATGCACATGGCAGAAGGTTTTTAGAAATGAGCCGCAACGCTGCTGATAGAGCAGGAAATGAAACTATCCATATCGTTAAAGTTGAACAGGATGAAGGTTTGTTAGAAGTTAATGAAAAAATAGACCCATTTGGGCTAGTTGCTCATAATAATGGAAGCACATCTATGATTTTAAGTGTTGGCAAATATAAGCCTGATATTTTTCAAACGCGAGCCGAAGAAGGATTTGAGGGCAATGGCTATGATTGGGGTTCATTAGCAGCCGTTTTTCTTGAAGAAAAAATGCCTCATTTAGTTGATATTGTGCGATTTGACCCTGAAGCCGATATGTTCGCTGCTTATTCAGACAATAGAGAAGCCATACTTAGTTTTGCAATCGCGTTTAAGGAAGCATGTGAAGATGACTCATTCATAAAAGACCTATTTTCACGAGCCGAATTAGATTAA
- a CDS encoding DUF5713 family protein, translating to MKPSVLTVQNNSSKSIDYLKDMYIDGYFPDFLVDKVKAELVKVVEFLEQGNQDIEEIQAQLDFAIQAINVIAEEFDENDSEIETVARESIAQTVEDILAFFGIDIDTEAAIQERDW from the coding sequence ATGAAACCATCGGTGCTAACTGTGCAAAATAATAGCAGTAAGTCAATTGACTATTTAAAAGATATGTATATTGATGGATATTTCCCTGATTTTCTTGTGGATAAAGTCAAAGCTGAACTTGTTAAAGTTGTTGAATTTTTGGAACAAGGAAATCAAGATATCGAAGAAATTCAAGCACAGCTTGATTTCGCCATCCAAGCAATCAATGTTATTGCAGAAGAGTTTGACGAAAATGACAGCGAAATTGAAACGGTTGCGAGAGAATCAATTGCACAAACTGTTGAAGATATTTTAGCCTTTTTTGGTATCGACATAGATACAGAAGCAGCCATTCAAGAACGTGATTGGTAG